A single window of Hyphomicrobiales bacterium DNA harbors:
- a CDS encoding Opine dehydrogenase: MKIAVLGGGNGSFAAAGDFALAGHDVRLWRRDSEAVKAHNAAGRIVEIKDFAGRHQATVGLVTHDIAATVEGAELIVCPAPATAQPDIARRLAPHLTKGQVVFLPPGTFGSMIFAKAAHDAGNRAEVAFAETGTLPWLTRKHGPFEVAITVRAKRLPTGVFPLTRKAHALEVIGKAFPGVIEDCGDALSGALMNAGPIIHPPLITMNAGPLEHFPRWDIHKEGTQPAIRRVTDALDAERIAIREALGYGGPHFPLAHHYAREGEEWMYGRGSHDRLTDSGDWRENIILTEHRYMVEDTRIGLSFFRSVAALAGVETPLMRAFTAIGGAVCGEDFMQTGRTLRSTGFGDYDRASLQALLRDGFQ; encoded by the coding sequence ATGAAGATTGCCGTTCTTGGCGGAGGCAACGGCTCGTTCGCGGCGGCCGGGGATTTCGCGCTCGCGGGCCATGACGTGCGGCTATGGCGGCGCGACAGCGAGGCCGTGAAGGCTCACAATGCAGCTGGCCGCATCGTCGAGATCAAGGATTTCGCCGGGCGCCATCAAGCGACGGTTGGTCTCGTCACGCATGATATCGCGGCAACCGTGGAAGGGGCCGAACTCATTGTCTGCCCGGCCCCCGCGACGGCCCAGCCCGACATCGCGCGCCGGCTCGCGCCGCATCTGACGAAGGGCCAGGTCGTGTTCCTGCCGCCGGGCACTTTCGGTTCCATGATCTTCGCCAAGGCCGCCCATGATGCCGGCAACAGGGCCGAGGTCGCCTTCGCCGAGACAGGCACGTTGCCGTGGCTGACGCGCAAGCACGGTCCCTTCGAGGTGGCGATCACGGTGCGCGCGAAACGGCTGCCGACCGGCGTCTTCCCGTTGACGCGGAAGGCCCATGCGCTTGAGGTCATCGGGAAGGCTTTCCCGGGCGTGATCGAGGATTGCGGCGACGCCCTCTCCGGCGCGCTGATGAATGCCGGGCCGATCATCCACCCGCCGCTCATCACCATGAACGCGGGTCCGCTGGAGCATTTCCCGCGCTGGGATATTCACAAGGAAGGCACGCAGCCCGCCATCCGCCGCGTCACCGATGCGCTCGATGCGGAGCGCATCGCCATCCGCGAGGCCCTGGGCTATGGCGGGCCGCATTTCCCGCTCGCCCATCACTATGCGCGCGAAGGCGAGGAGTGGATGTATGGACGCGGCTCCCACGACCGGCTCACCGATTCCGGCGATTGGCGCGAGAACATCATCCTCACGGAACATCGCTATATGGTCGAGGATACGCGGATCGGTCTGTCCTTCTTCCGCTCGGTCGCCGCGCTTGCCGGCGTCGAAACGCCGTTGATGCGCGCCTTCACGGCAATCGGCGGGGCGGTCTGCGGCGAGGACTTCATGCAGACGGGCCGCACCTTGCGCAGCACCGGTTTCGGCGACTACGACCGTGCATCCCTGCAGGCGCTCCTGAGGGACGGCTTCCAATGA
- a CDS encoding 3-hydroxyacyl-CoA dehydrogenase: protein MSGRERIACLGAGRMGRGIAAVFAYAGHDVAIVDLKSRPADDFTRLAAEALGEVRGTLGMLAELGMFDSAAVERIAARVSIVPDAEAETALSSATVIFEGVPEVLDLKREALARASRLAGPAPIIASTTSTILVDDLSDAVEHPERFLNAHWLNPAYLVPLVELSPGKTTDPAVTVRLRGLLEAVGKVPVTCAPSPGYIVPRIQALAMNEAARMVEEGVATAEELDKAIKYGFGFRFAVLGLLEFIDWGGGDILYYASHYLAKALDDPRHAPPAIVEHNMREGRIGLKTGKGFLDYDNLDLEAYRRDRLKAFAAMLDQYGLKRPPVLDE from the coding sequence ATGAGCGGGCGGGAGCGCATTGCCTGTCTCGGCGCGGGCCGCATGGGGCGCGGCATCGCCGCGGTCTTCGCCTATGCCGGCCATGACGTCGCCATCGTCGATCTCAAGTCCCGCCCGGCGGACGATTTCACGCGCCTGGCCGCCGAGGCGCTGGGCGAGGTGCGCGGCACGCTCGGCATGCTGGCGGAACTCGGTATGTTCGACAGCGCTGCCGTCGAGCGGATCGCGGCAAGGGTTTCGATCGTGCCGGATGCTGAGGCGGAAACAGCCTTGTCTTCCGCAACGGTCATCTTCGAGGGCGTGCCGGAAGTGCTCGATCTCAAGCGCGAGGCACTCGCCAGGGCCTCGCGGCTGGCGGGCCCGGCCCCCATCATCGCCTCGACCACATCGACCATCCTGGTCGATGATCTCTCCGACGCAGTCGAACATCCCGAACGCTTCCTCAATGCCCATTGGCTCAACCCCGCTTATCTCGTGCCGCTGGTCGAACTGTCGCCGGGCAAGACCACGGACCCGGCGGTGACGGTGCGACTGCGTGGCTTGCTGGAGGCCGTCGGCAAGGTGCCCGTGACCTGCGCGCCAAGCCCGGGCTATATAGTGCCGCGTATTCAGGCGCTCGCGATGAACGAAGCCGCGCGCATGGTCGAAGAAGGGGTGGCCACGGCGGAAGAACTCGACAAGGCGATCAAATACGGCTTCGGCTTCCGCTTCGCGGTGCTCGGGTTGCTCGAATTCATCGACTGGGGTGGCGGCGATATTCTTTACTATGCCAGCCATTACCTGGCGAAAGCGCTCGATGATCCGCGCCATGCGCCGCCCGCCATCGTCGAGCACAACATGCGGGAAGGCCGTATCGGGCTCAAAACGGGCAAGGGCTTCCTGGACTACGACAACCTCGATCTCGAGGCCTATCGCCGTGACCGGCTGAAAGCCTTCGCCGCGATGCTCGACCAGTATGGGCTGAAGCGCCCGCCGGTCCTCGACGAATAG
- a CDS encoding putative HTH-type transcriptional regulator rrf2-like (Evidence 3 : Putative function from multiple computational evidences), whose amino-acid sequence MLTKKGKYGLKAIVFLASLKPGESVQVAEIAEANNIPKKFLDAILAELRNARYLNSRKGKGGGYMLARPAEEIIIGDVVRVLDGPLAPIQCASRTAYRRCDDCDEARCEIRLMMLEVREAIANVLDNRTLADMRELTDDAMASFIYHI is encoded by the coding sequence ATGCTGACCAAGAAAGGCAAGTATGGCCTAAAGGCCATCGTATTTCTCGCCAGCCTGAAGCCTGGTGAATCTGTTCAGGTCGCCGAGATCGCCGAAGCCAACAACATTCCGAAGAAATTCCTGGACGCTATTCTCGCGGAGCTTCGCAACGCCCGCTATCTCAACAGTCGAAAAGGCAAGGGTGGCGGCTATATGCTGGCCCGCCCGGCTGAGGAGATCATCATAGGCGATGTCGTCCGCGTGCTGGACGGTCCGCTCGCGCCGATCCAATGCGCCAGTCGCACCGCCTATCGCCGATGCGATGACTGCGACGAGGCGCGCTGTGAAATACGCCTGATGATGCTGGAGGTTCGCGAAGCCATCGCGAACGTGCTGGACAACCGCACCCTCGCCGATATGCGCGAATTGACGGACGATGCGATGGCGTCCTTCATCTATCACATCTGA
- the cysE gene encoding serine acetyltransferase, whose product MRSARQNIALADPIWLTIQAEAREGVAHEPELASLLYAGILHHSSLEEAVAARVANRIAHDFLPPALINAVFSQALRADRDMRQAMRADLAAVLDRDPATTRYLEPLLHFKGFHALQAYRVSHWLWREGRKDLSFAVQSAASEALQVDIHPAVKIGRGIFLDHATGIVIGETSEIEDDVSLLQGVTLGGTGSRNCERHPKVRSGVLIGAGAILLGDIEIGHGARVGAGSVVLHSVPPYTTVAGVPAVKVGMVDRTIEPSKSMDQMFYDVGL is encoded by the coding sequence ATGCGTTCCGCTCGTCAGAATATCGCTCTGGCCGATCCGATCTGGCTCACGATCCAGGCCGAAGCGCGCGAGGGCGTCGCGCATGAACCTGAACTGGCGAGCTTGCTCTATGCGGGCATCCTTCATCACAGCAGCCTGGAAGAGGCCGTCGCTGCGCGCGTCGCTAACCGCATCGCCCATGATTTCCTGCCGCCCGCTCTGATCAATGCCGTTTTTTCACAGGCCCTTCGCGCCGATCGCGACATGCGGCAGGCCATGCGGGCGGACCTGGCAGCCGTTCTTGATCGGGATCCCGCCACGACGCGCTATCTGGAGCCGTTGCTGCATTTCAAGGGTTTCCATGCCCTGCAGGCCTATCGCGTCTCCCACTGGCTCTGGCGCGAGGGACGCAAGGATCTCTCCTTCGCCGTCCAGAGCGCCGCCTCCGAGGCGCTGCAGGTCGATATCCATCCGGCAGTGAAGATCGGGCGCGGCATCTTCCTCGATCATGCGACGGGTATCGTCATCGGAGAGACCAGCGAGATCGAGGACGATGTGTCGCTGCTGCAAGGCGTCACCCTGGGCGGCACCGGTAGCCGAAACTGCGAGAGGCATCCCAAGGTGCGCTCGGGCGTCCTCATCGGCGCTGGCGCGATCCTGCTCGGTGACATCGAGATTGGCCATGGCGCGCGGGTGGGCGCGGGATCGGTTGTGCTGCATTCAGTACCGCCATACACGACAGTCGCCGGCGTGCCCGCAGTCAAGGTCGGCATGGTCGACCGCACGATCGAGCCGTCCAAGAGCATGGACCAGATGTTCTATGATGTCGGTCTGTGA
- a CDS encoding Alkanesulfonates transport system permease protein: MTLATEIHPQSSRRWRGLALPVAIFLFWEISSHVGLIDPRFLPPLEKIAATAWHEMVSGDLFTHLAASLARNLTGFAIGTLAGIAFGMLLGLSRLAERLIGPTFHAAKQIAVLAWIPIISIWCGFAETAKIAFIALAAFIPVALNTIEGMRSAPAPIIEVARALRFSRLQLIRRVYLPAAVPSILTGVHLALIYSWLATVGAEYFMAVGPGIGGLIIAGRERFEMDLVMLGVVILGLVGFAMNATAERIERHALSWRDGG; this comes from the coding sequence ATGACCCTTGCGACCGAGATTCATCCACAGTCAAGCCGCCGCTGGCGCGGCCTTGCGCTTCCGGTCGCGATTTTCCTGTTCTGGGAAATCTCCAGCCATGTCGGCCTTATCGATCCGCGCTTCCTGCCACCGCTGGAAAAAATCGCGGCAACCGCCTGGCATGAGATGGTCTCAGGCGATCTCTTCACCCATCTCGCGGCCAGCCTCGCGCGCAATCTGACCGGCTTTGCCATCGGGACCTTGGCAGGCATAGCCTTCGGCATGCTGCTGGGGCTGTCACGGCTCGCCGAACGCCTGATCGGCCCGACATTCCATGCAGCCAAACAGATTGCCGTGCTCGCCTGGATCCCCATCATCTCGATCTGGTGCGGCTTTGCGGAGACCGCCAAAATCGCCTTCATCGCCCTGGCGGCCTTCATTCCTGTGGCGCTCAACACGATCGAAGGCATGCGCAGCGCGCCCGCGCCCATCATCGAAGTGGCGAGGGCCCTGCGCTTCAGCCGCCTGCAGCTGATCCGGCGGGTTTATCTACCCGCCGCAGTCCCTTCCATCCTCACCGGTGTCCACCTGGCGCTGATCTATTCCTGGCTGGCAACGGTCGGGGCGGAATATTTCATGGCGGTCGGCCCCGGCATCGGCGGCCTGATCATCGCAGGCCGGGAGCGTTTCGAGATGGATCTGGTGATGCTCGGCGTCGTCATCCTCGGCCTTGTCGGCTTTGCCATGAACGCCACCGCCGAGCGCATCGAGCGGCATGCCCTGTCCTGGCGCGATGGCGGCTGA
- a CDS encoding Alkanesulfonates transport system permease protein — MSEQVIPLRQGTAPPAVAAIFNRASTVAVALLFPLAILLIWSWASARGWLPEQILPPPSYVWQAAVETIKGGDLLQHIGYSAARVALGFAIGAGVGLALGLAMGLFPIVDDYVRPTFTAIAQVPTLGWIPLLMLFLGIGEALKIVIIAKAAFVPVVLNTAAGIRSIPKGYMEVADAFRLTHWQRLRRLILPAAVPQIFTGIRYSLTKAWTALVAVELLASSEGLGYLLVWGRQMFWLDIMIFAMIVIGIVGYAMDAILARVEVHFQSWRVETIA; from the coding sequence ATGAGCGAGCAGGTCATCCCTCTCCGACAAGGCACCGCGCCCCCTGCCGTTGCCGCGATCTTCAACCGGGCGAGCACGGTCGCCGTCGCTCTCCTCTTTCCACTCGCAATCCTGTTGATCTGGAGCTGGGCTTCGGCGCGCGGCTGGCTGCCCGAACAAATTCTGCCACCGCCGTCCTATGTCTGGCAGGCCGCAGTCGAAACCATCAAGGGCGGTGATCTGCTTCAGCATATCGGCTACAGCGCCGCGCGCGTCGCGCTGGGCTTTGCCATCGGCGCCGGCGTCGGCCTGGCGCTCGGCCTCGCCATGGGCTTGTTCCCCATCGTCGATGACTATGTGCGGCCGACCTTCACGGCGATCGCGCAGGTTCCGACCCTCGGCTGGATTCCGCTGCTCATGCTCTTTCTCGGGATCGGCGAGGCACTGAAGATCGTCATCATCGCCAAGGCCGCCTTCGTTCCCGTGGTGTTGAACACGGCGGCCGGCATCCGCTCGATCCCCAAAGGCTATATGGAGGTGGCGGATGCGTTCCGACTCACCCATTGGCAACGGCTCCGGCGGCTCATCCTTCCCGCCGCCGTGCCGCAGATCTTCACCGGCATCCGCTATAGCCTGACCAAGGCGTGGACGGCCCTGGTCGCCGTCGAGCTCCTCGCTTCGTCCGAGGGGCTGGGCTATCTGCTGGTCTGGGGCCGCCAGATGTTCTGGCTCGACATCATGATCTTCGCGATGATCGTCATCGGCATCGTCGGCTATGCGATGGACGCCATCCTCGCGCGTGTGGAGGTTCATTTCCAATCCTGGCGCGTGGAGACGATCGCATGA
- the ssuB gene encoding aliphatic sulfonate ABC transporter ATP binding subunit codes for MAENRLAIRAVNKTFHVDGSALTALSDIDLDIAPGSFVTIVGASGCGKSTLLRIIAGLDAGEGEVLHGGQPVAGPSLDRGLVFQEPRLFPWLTVEQNVALGLENAPLDAAARRRTVGSHLALVGLSAFAKALPRQLSGGMAQRVAIARGLVNRPSVLLLDEPFGALDALTRAHLQDELQRIWAHERITTILVTHDVDEAVLLGDRVVVMAPRPGRIAHIFDIDLPRLRNRRSEELVRLRNVVLDALETVSGNAPSVEAAEVTDRWRSLPIGDTALTA; via the coding sequence TTGGCTGAAAATCGCTTGGCAATTCGCGCCGTGAACAAGACATTCCATGTGGACGGGTCAGCTCTGACCGCGCTCAGCGACATCGATCTCGACATCGCGCCCGGCTCGTTCGTGACGATCGTCGGCGCGAGCGGATGCGGGAAATCCACGCTCCTGCGGATCATTGCCGGCCTCGACGCCGGCGAGGGCGAGGTTCTGCACGGCGGCCAGCCCGTGGCGGGGCCAAGCCTCGACCGCGGCCTCGTCTTCCAGGAGCCGCGGCTCTTCCCCTGGCTGACGGTTGAACAGAATGTCGCGCTCGGGCTGGAGAATGCGCCGCTCGATGCGGCCGCCAGACGGCGCACCGTTGGCAGCCATCTCGCCCTCGTCGGCCTGTCGGCCTTCGCCAAGGCGTTGCCGCGGCAACTGTCGGGGGGAATGGCGCAGCGTGTCGCGATCGCCCGCGGTCTCGTCAACCGACCGAGCGTCCTCCTCCTCGATGAACCCTTCGGCGCGCTTGATGCGCTCACCCGCGCCCATCTGCAGGACGAATTGCAGCGCATCTGGGCTCACGAGAGGATCACGACGATCCTCGTTACCCATGATGTCGACGAGGCCGTGCTTCTCGGTGACCGGGTCGTCGTGATGGCGCCGCGCCCCGGCCGTATCGCCCATATCTTCGATATCGACCTGCCGCGCTTGCGCAACAGACGCTCGGAAGAACTCGTGCGCCTGCGGAATGTCGTTCTCGACGCGCTTGAAACGGTCAGCGGTAACGCGCCATCGGTGGAAGCCGCCGAGGTGACGGATCGCTGGCGCTCCCTGCCAATCGGCGACACCGCCCTTACAGCTTGA
- the scmK gene encoding N-acetyl-S-(2-succino)cysteine monooxygenase: MPEAEHRKTGKRLALGAFLHTDGHHIGAWRTPDAPPGAAFDFAHYVRLAQSAERAKFDLVFLADSSSIRFPESPALHHTSRAAHLEPFTLLSALAPLTRRVGLVATASTTYNDPFNLARRFASLDLLSGGRAGWNLVTSVNEAEPFNFGLEAPLAHDERYRRAAEFAAVVEGLWDSWDEGAFHFDKAEGVYFDPAKLHVLDHRGPYFQVRGPLNVRPSPQGRPVLVQAGASQDGRDLAARSAEVIFSAHQTFAEAREFYADVKGRLALYGREPDDLKILPGVLPVVGRTEAEAREKFEALQALVDPVVGLSMLNTINAGVDLSAYPLDGPLPDLPESNSGKSRQRLLVDLARRENLTIRQLYLRIAGARGHWQIVGTAAQIVDELEYHFVNGAADGFNVMPPQLPAGLDDFIALVVPELQRRGLFRTEYEGKTLRDHLGLRRPPRRQVVPPAVAAA; the protein is encoded by the coding sequence ATGCCTGAAGCTGAGCACCGCAAAACCGGGAAGAGGCTTGCATTGGGAGCCTTCCTGCATACGGATGGGCATCACATAGGGGCATGGCGCACGCCCGATGCGCCGCCGGGTGCGGCGTTCGATTTCGCCCATTACGTGCGCCTCGCCCAATCGGCCGAGCGGGCCAAGTTCGATCTCGTCTTTCTCGCCGACAGTTCCTCGATCCGCTTTCCCGAAAGCCCGGCCCTGCATCACACATCCCGGGCCGCTCACCTTGAACCGTTCACGCTTCTCTCGGCGTTGGCACCACTGACGCGGCGGGTGGGGCTCGTCGCGACGGCCTCCACCACCTATAACGACCCGTTCAATCTGGCGCGGCGCTTCGCCTCGCTCGATCTTCTCAGCGGCGGGCGGGCAGGCTGGAACCTTGTCACGTCGGTCAACGAGGCCGAGCCGTTCAATTTCGGGCTCGAGGCACCGCTCGCCCATGACGAGCGCTACCGGCGCGCGGCCGAATTCGCGGCTGTCGTCGAGGGCCTGTGGGACAGCTGGGATGAGGGCGCTTTCCATTTCGACAAGGCCGAAGGCGTTTATTTCGATCCCGCAAAGCTGCATGTGCTCGACCATCGTGGCCCCTATTTCCAGGTGCGCGGCCCCCTCAATGTCCGTCCGTCACCGCAGGGCCGGCCGGTGCTGGTGCAGGCCGGTGCCTCGCAGGATGGGCGGGATCTGGCGGCGCGCAGCGCCGAGGTCATCTTCTCCGCGCATCAGACCTTCGCGGAGGCCCGAGAATTTTATGCGGACGTGAAGGGCCGGCTTGCGCTCTACGGACGCGAGCCCGATGATTTGAAAATTCTGCCCGGCGTCCTGCCCGTGGTCGGGCGAACGGAAGCCGAGGCCCGCGAGAAATTCGAGGCGTTGCAGGCTTTGGTGGACCCGGTCGTCGGGCTGTCGATGCTCAACACCATCAATGCAGGGGTCGACCTGTCCGCCTATCCGCTCGATGGGCCTCTTCCCGACCTTCCGGAAAGTAACTCCGGCAAATCCCGGCAGCGGCTGCTTGTCGATCTCGCCCGGCGCGAAAACCTGACGATCAGGCAGCTCTATCTGCGCATCGCGGGCGCGCGCGGGCATTGGCAGATCGTCGGTACTGCGGCGCAGATCGTCGATGAGCTGGAATATCATTTCGTCAATGGTGCCGCCGACGGCTTCAACGTGATGCCGCCGCAGCTGCCGGCCGGTCTCGACGATTTCATCGCGCTGGTCGTGCCCGAGCTGCAAAGGCGCGGCCTGTTCCGCACCGAATACGAGGGCAAGACGCTGCGCGACCATCTGGGCCTTCGCCGCCCGCCGCGCCGGCAGGTGGTCCCGCCCGCGGTTGCTGCCGCATAG
- the scmK gene encoding N-acetyl-S-(2-succino)cysteine monooxygenase, which yields MSKSASARGQFSLGAFLHPSGHHVAAWRHPDALPDGGVNIENYARLARLAEAAKFDLVFLADTAGVSDRNIAYISRTTRASLFEPLTLLSALSAVTETIGLIATVSTSFNEPFNMARYFASLDQISGGRSGWNLVTSGTELEAANFSLPAHYRHAERYRRAGEFADVVKGLWDSWDDDAFLFDKENGVYSDPAKLHALNHRGEHFAVRGPLGVPRSPQGQPVLVQAGSSADGRDLAARTAEVIFTAQQTLTDAQEFYGDVKERLRSFGRAPEDLKILPGVFPVVGRSEDEAREKFELLQSLVHPVVGLAYIAQHLGGVDLSGYPLDGPVPDVLPETNGGKSRQQLLLDLARRENLSIRQLYLRIAGARGHWQLVGTPKQIADELEERFVSFGADGFNVMPPSPTGLDDFVELVLPELRRRGLFRHEYTGRTLRDHLGLRRPASRYAASIAQAAE from the coding sequence ATGAGCAAGTCGGCATCGGCGCGCGGGCAATTCAGCCTCGGCGCCTTCCTCCATCCGTCGGGGCATCATGTGGCTGCCTGGCGACATCCGGACGCGTTGCCCGACGGCGGCGTCAATATCGAGAATTACGCGCGCCTGGCGCGCCTGGCGGAGGCGGCCAAATTCGATCTCGTGTTCCTGGCGGACACCGCCGGCGTCAGCGATCGCAATATCGCCTACATCAGCCGCACCACGCGCGCCTCGCTGTTCGAGCCGCTGACCCTGCTCTCGGCCCTTTCCGCCGTCACCGAGACGATCGGCCTGATCGCCACGGTCTCGACCAGTTTCAACGAGCCCTTCAACATGGCGCGCTATTTCGCCTCGCTCGACCAGATCAGCGGTGGGCGATCGGGCTGGAATCTGGTGACATCAGGCACGGAGCTGGAGGCAGCGAACTTCAGCCTGCCGGCCCATTACCGCCATGCCGAACGCTACCGCCGCGCCGGCGAATTCGCCGATGTGGTCAAGGGGCTCTGGGACAGCTGGGACGATGATGCCTTTCTCTTCGACAAGGAGAACGGCGTCTATTCCGATCCCGCCAAGCTCCATGCGCTGAACCATCGCGGCGAGCATTTTGCCGTCAGAGGTCCGCTTGGCGTCCCGCGTTCTCCGCAAGGACAGCCCGTGCTGGTGCAGGCGGGTTCGTCGGCCGACGGTCGCGATCTCGCCGCCCGAACCGCCGAGGTCATCTTCACGGCGCAGCAGACGCTGACTGATGCCCAGGAATTCTACGGCGATGTCAAGGAGCGCCTGCGCTCCTTTGGCCGCGCGCCGGAGGACCTGAAGATCCTGCCGGGGGTGTTCCCGGTGGTCGGACGCAGCGAGGACGAAGCGCGGGAGAAATTCGAGCTCTTGCAGTCGCTCGTCCATCCGGTGGTCGGGCTCGCGTATATCGCGCAGCATCTCGGCGGGGTCGATCTCTCGGGCTATCCGCTCGATGGTCCGGTGCCGGACGTTCTGCCAGAGACGAATGGCGGCAAGAGTCGCCAGCAACTGCTGCTCGATCTCGCCCGGCGCGAGAACCTCAGCATACGCCAGCTCTATCTGCGGATCGCCGGGGCGCGGGGCCATTGGCAGCTTGTCGGCACGCCCAAGCAGATCGCGGATGAACTGGAGGAGCGTTTCGTGTCGTTCGGCGCGGACGGCTTCAATGTGATGCCGCCGTCTCCGACGGGTCTCGACGACTTCGTCGAACTCGTTCTTCCCGAGCTCAGACGTCGCGGCCTATTTCGCCATGAATACACCGGTCGCACGCTCCGCGATCATCTCGGCCTGCGCCGGCCCGCCAGTCGCTATGCGGCCTCCATCGCTCAGGCCGCCGAGTAA
- a CDS encoding Alkanesulfonates-binding protein — MKRTLSRLLVAAVALAAASPAFAEPLTVRVGFAGIGADNRPYVGGSPQATARALEFYEKEFADDPNVKVEWVFFRGEGPAANEALATNQIDIVTIGDLPSIVHRAGGVKTKIIAADGVHAPVYIVARPDLDIKTIADLKGRKVGFHRGVSSHLTISRVLANQGLTEKDFKLVSLNPSDQVAALASKDIDGIFGSTALLRNIQNGTGKFVYTTRGQDKPFQRNNSLIVREEFEQAHPEVVQRIVNALVKSARWSSDEANRKALFEAWAKSGTPLSVYEADFEGDPLKYRNSPLIDPYIRAHFEVQAKLAKEFGLIRRDITIEDWFEPRYLEAALKAQGLQDYWTVYAPDGKPVAAATAVTR, encoded by the coding sequence ATGAAAAGAACTTTGTCGCGCCTCCTCGTGGCGGCGGTGGCTTTGGCCGCGGCTTCGCCGGCCTTCGCCGAGCCTCTGACGGTCCGGGTCGGCTTTGCGGGTATCGGTGCCGATAACAGGCCCTATGTCGGCGGATCACCGCAGGCGACGGCGCGGGCTCTTGAGTTCTACGAGAAGGAATTCGCCGACGATCCCAATGTCAAAGTGGAATGGGTGTTCTTTCGTGGTGAAGGGCCGGCCGCCAACGAAGCCCTCGCGACGAACCAGATCGATATCGTAACGATCGGTGATCTGCCGTCGATCGTGCATCGCGCCGGGGGCGTCAAGACCAAGATCATCGCCGCCGACGGTGTTCACGCGCCCGTCTATATCGTTGCGAGGCCGGATCTCGACATAAAGACCATCGCTGACCTCAAGGGTCGTAAGGTCGGCTTTCACCGGGGTGTTTCGAGCCATCTGACGATCAGCCGTGTTCTCGCGAACCAGGGCCTGACCGAGAAGGATTTCAAGCTCGTCAGCCTGAATCCATCCGACCAGGTGGCGGCGCTTGCCAGTAAAGATATCGATGGAATTTTTGGCAGCACAGCACTGTTGCGCAATATACAGAACGGAACAGGCAAATTCGTATACACGACCCGCGGTCAGGATAAACCTTTCCAACGCAACAATTCGCTCATCGTGCGCGAAGAATTCGAGCAGGCCCATCCCGAAGTCGTGCAGCGGATTGTGAATGCTTTGGTCAAGTCGGCACGCTGGTCATCCGACGAAGCCAATCGCAAGGCGCTCTTCGAGGCCTGGGCGAAATCCGGCACGCCCCTCTCGGTCTATGAGGCTGATTTCGAGGGAGATCCGCTGAAATACCGTAATAGCCCGCTGATCGACCCCTATATCCGCGCGCATTTCGAGGTGCAGGCCAAGCTTGCGAAAGAATTCGGATTGATCCGCCGGGATATCACCATCGAAGACTGGTTCGAGCCGAGATATCTCGAAGCGGCGCTGAAGGCGCAGGGCCTGCAAGATTACTGGACAGTCTACGCTCCGGACGGAAAGCCAGTGGCGGCCGCGACCGCGGTGACCCGTTGA